Genomic DNA from Magnolia sinica isolate HGM2019 chromosome 4, MsV1, whole genome shotgun sequence:
GAAATAAAGGAGAACGATTTGTATCCCTCGAGCAGCAAGTTGAGACACTAAATAACAATATGAACTCaatgaaacaaatgttggagcAATTACTATCTTGTCTTGTCTAAGGGACTAGGCAAGCGTCAGGACGAGCGGCTACAGAAATCCCCAAGCCTTCTTAGCCGCTCGCTGGCTCTTGAAGAAGTAAGTAGATCGAAATCTCGAGGCCACCACCTTCCTACGTCTCGAGCACCTCCATACTGTCTGCCTCTGAATTACGCCATGAGTTGGAGAAAAAGAGGCGCAACAAAGCTCCTGAGTAGGTGATCGAGATGATGGCCGAAAGTGAAGATCCCTAAGAAGTCGAGCTCAATGACCAGCGAGGCCAGATCGGTGACATATGGCAGGCATGCCGTATGAATGCTCCTACCTCGGTGGAGGCAATACTAGAAGAAATAGAACCACCATTTACTGTTGACATCATGTATGCCCAACTTCCACCAAGGTTCTGGATGCCCCAGATCGACCCATACTCTAGAACCACCGACCCAGCCAAGCACTTAGAGTCTTTTAGGGCTTGGATGCAATTCCAAGGTGCATCAACCGTAGTCATGTGCCGAGCATTTTTCTTAACCCTAATAGGAGTAGCTCGGAAGTGGTTCCGACAACTGAAGCCTCGATCAATCAGCTCTTTCACATAGCTTAATAAGGCATTTATTACCATCTTCATTGGAGGAAAGGAGAGGCTCAAGATGGCTTCCCATTTCCTCAATATTATCTAGAGGGAAGATGAGCTGCTAAAAGATTACATCAAGTGGTTCAACCTTGAAACGATGTTAAGTGCAAGGACATTCGGGAGAAATCATCCTAATTGTCATGATGGGAGGCCTAAGCGAAGGATGGTTCCTCTTTTCGCTTGGTAAAAATCCTCCAACGACGATGGCCGACCTCCTCAACTGGGCTTAGAAATACTCTAACATTACAAAGCTTTTCAACTTGCGGAAGGCCACTTGGAACAAAGGGAGCTCAGCCAAAGAAAATAGACCTAAGGAGGAACTGTCCTCAACCAACaacaagaaaagaaggaaagacaaCAAGCCAACCAGGGGCTAGCGCCCAAGCAAGAGACCCGAGAGTAGCTTCAGCTCGTACACCCCCCTCAACACGACACCCGAGCAAGTCCTCATGGAGGTCCTGTACAAACAAATCCTTAAGTGGCCTAGCAAGATAAAATCCGATGCTGACAAGCAAGACAAGAGGAAGTGCTGCCACTTCCACCACGACCACGGCCATTCGACCGACGACTGCTTCGatctaaaagaagagatcgaggcCCTCATCCGCAATGGGCATTTACAGGAATATGTCAATAGGAGGGAAGATCGAATGGATCCAAAGGATGATAGGCCCATCAACAATGAACCTACCAGGGAAATCTTAACTACCTTTGGTGGGCCCGCCAGAGGAGGAGACTTAAATCGATCTCGGAGAGCTCACTCCCAGGGTATCAGTCACTACAACTCGGAGCATCaaatcaatgccatcgaaggacaGAAAGTGGCACATGGCAGGCTAACTTTCACCGAAGAAGACGCCAAGGGCATCCATCATCCTTATGACAATGCACTGGTAGTGACTATGATGACAGCCAACTGTAAGGTATTTCAGATATTAGTGTACACTAGCAACCTGACCGACATCCTCTTCGCCCAAGCCTTCAACAAGATGGGTGTCGAAAGAGACTGACTCCGACCAATCAAAATCCCCTTGCTAGGGTTCATGGGCGACAGAGTCACCTTGGAAGGATCCATATTACTTCCCTTGACAACAGGGTAAGGACAGAATCGACAACAATGATGGTTGATTTCCTTATAGTTAATTTCCCCTATATGTACAACATCATCCTCGGCCGACAATCCCTTAACACCCTACGTActatggt
This window encodes:
- the LOC131244147 gene encoding uncharacterized protein LOC131244147, with amino-acid sequence MEVLYKQILKWPSKIKSDADKQDKRKCCHFHHDHGHSTDDCFDLKEEIEALIRNGHLQEYVNRREDRMDPKDDRPINNEPTREILTTFGGPARGGDLNRSRRAHSQGISHYNSEHQINAIEGQKVAHGRLTFTEEDAKGIHHPYDNALVVTMMTANCKVFQILVYTSNLTDILFAQAFNKMGVERD